The window CAGCAAGGAGCCCCTTTTAAGTTGGTTCCttctattaaaaactattaTTCTCTGGTGACCACAGGACAACTGGACCGTGAACTAGTGTCTGATTACAACATCACAATCACTGCCACTGACGAGGGCTCTccacctctgtcctcctctaaaACTGTTCAGTTATCTGTAGCAGACATCAACGACAACCCACCTGTGTTTGAGGAACAGTCGTACAGCGCATATGtgagtgaaaataacaaacccgGCTCCACTTTATGTTCCGTTACTGCTCGAGACCCCGACTGGAGACAAAACGGTACAGTGATTTATTCTCTGTTACCCGGTGAGGTGAACGGTGCCCCGGTGTCCTCCTATGTGTCTGTTAACGGAGACACGGGGGTGATCCACGCTGTGAGGTCGTTTGATTATGAACAGTTCAGGAGTTTTAAAGTGCAGGTGATGGCCAGAGACAAcggttctcctcctctcagcagcaACGTGACCGTCAGTGTGTTCGTATCGGATGTGAATGACAACTCTCCTCAGATACTGTACCCCGCCCCGGAGGGCAACTCCTTCATGACCGAGCTGGTCCCCAAAGCTGCACACGGAGGCTCTCTGGTGTCCAAAGTGATAGCGGTGGACGCGGACTCCGGACAGAACGCCTGGCTGTCCTATGAAATAGTGAAATCCACCGATCCGGGACTTTTCACTATCGGTGTCCACAGCGGAGAGATCAGGACACAGCGGGACATTTCTGAATCTGACAGCATGAAACAGAACCTTATTGTGGCAGTGAAAGATAACGGACagccctctctgtctgccacTTGTTCcatgtatttacttatttctgATAACTTGGCTGAGGTGCCAgaactgaaggacatttcttatGACGAGAAAAATTCCAAACTGACCTCTTATCTGATCATCGCGCTGGTGTCTGTGTCCACCTTTTTCctgaccttcatcatcatcatcctgggTGTGAGGTTTTGTCGCAGGAGAAAGCCCAGACTGTTGTTTGATGGAGCGGTCGCCATCCCCAGCGCTTATCTCCCTCCTAATTACGCAGATGTTGACGCTACAGGAACTTTACGCAGCGCTTACAACTATGACGCATACCTGACAACAGGATCTAGAACCAGTGACTTTAAGTTTGTGACATCGTACAATGACAACACACTTCCTGCTGACCAGACCCTGAGGAAAAGTCCATCAGACTTTGCAGATGTGTTTGGAGACTGTGATGGTTCTCCTGAGGTAGGAACGTTAAACATGTGATTTATCATATGGATCATATTTTTAGAAAAAATGCCACACTTTTTCACTtcttcaaatgtgaaaaagcaTTTTACCTCAATAGGCATACGATTGATGCATGTTGGCAATTTCTGCtgtgattatatgattttatcCACCTCATTGGTTACAGTAACAGTTATGTTGAACTATTTATCGTTCTTTGAATCACTATCATCTTATATCGCTGATGAATCGGTTCTGAGATGCACTTTGCTTCATTGTGCAATAGTTTTCCACAGATGCCTGTTGGTCCATCCTTATTGCATTTCCTTAATTGAACAGACTTCTAGGCAGTGTTGTTGCTGTGGGTTATGAATCTTGGCACATTTATTGactctttatttagtttgttctcATAAAAGGTTTAGTTACTGCCACCATGTTAAAAGGGATGATGGACCAGTTTAATATGCATTTTTGGTGATcgaaaacatttaaattgttGGCACTTTCCTGTAATttaagttcagcagtatattTTTAATGTGTCTTGGTCtcagtgcttgtttttgtgCGCTTGATTTTTCCAGATTGAGACTTTCTTTCCATTGTCATAGGAAATCGCCCAATATCTTTAAATCATATTTGTGCTCATACTTCTAGGGGTTGTTGTATTTCATTTATGTTGTCCATcatcttccttctcctccagtGCAATGCTTCTCATATTCAAGGAGTCTTCACATTCAACAAATTCGTAATTGTTTCATCGTATGTTTTTGATGTCATCTTCATATTCCTTGTCCTGTACACTATGCTACCTATTTCCGATTCACGTACATGGCAATTAACTTACTGGTGTTACAGTGCTAAAGAATTTGTTTCCAATATCAGCTGCATTTTGCATTAAAGTTGTCCTGATCGCCCAACTTGTTGAGTTTTGTAAATACACCTCAGTAGTCGACATAACATTTAAATACCGGTGACATAGAGGATAGTGATTCAAATTCTCCAAATCTAATTGTTTTTTGCCCTTGATAACTTATTATTTTTCCATTGTTCT of the Sparus aurata chromosome 18, fSpaAur1.1, whole genome shotgun sequence genome contains:
- the LOC115568612 gene encoding protocadherin beta-15-like, yielding MFEADVFQFMWCSVRMMHLRSALQSYGFVFFFYVVRYAHGDLSYSIQEELKRGSVIGNIAKDLGLEVARLSARKARVDMEENEIKFIGINLRSGDLVVAERIDREEHCGEKPSCVLKFELLLENPLELHRLSLQVQDVNDNAPNFPKDVIKLEIRESAAKGARYRINAAQDADIGKNSVESYILEQNPHFVFSIQTTSAGSKYGELVLDKELDREEQQEMKLLLTAVDGGSPQRSGTVVIHVIVLDANDNAPVFTEAVYTATLAENSPMKTPVITVSASDADEGVNGEVTYEFSRLSDKSQKLFSLDEKTGEISVSGDIDYEEGRKYEVFVEAKDGYGLSSETKVIIDITNVNDNAPVIYLKSLTNPIPENVSPGTEVGIINVQDRDSESNRQVRCSIQQGAPFKLVPSIKNYYSLVTTGQLDRELVSDYNITITATDEGSPPLSSSKTVQLSVADINDNPPVFEEQSYSAYVSENNKPGSTLCSVTARDPDWRQNGTVIYSLLPGEVNGAPVSSYVSVNGDTGVIHAVRSFDYEQFRSFKVQVMARDNGSPPLSSNVTVSVFVSDVNDNSPQILYPAPEGNSFMTELVPKAAHGGSLVSKVIAVDADSGQNAWLSYEIVKSTDPGLFTIGVHSGEIRTQRDISESDSMKQNLIVAVKDNGQPSLSATCSMYLLISDNLAEVPELKDISYDEKNSKLTSYLIIALVSVSTFFLTFIIIILGVRFCRRRKPRLLFDGAVAIPSAYLPPNYADVDATGTLRSAYNYDAYLTTGSRTSDFKFVTSYNDNTLPADQTLRKSPSDFADVFGDCDGSPEVGTLNM